The following proteins are encoded in a genomic region of Hyla sarda isolate aHylSar1 chromosome 3, aHylSar1.hap1, whole genome shotgun sequence:
- the LOC130362869 gene encoding uncharacterized protein LOC130362869, giving the protein MGSREVRGMNAGNIAWLQRPENAGQTIRRERLRSDQRRRAERMQARADLQRERPLGGRERGRPLVRPPPAEGNHEREWPPQIPADRPSRRETIQNLPRRPARPEEMCAICLAEYEEGEVVTVITCEHQFHHPCIARWLLTKSHCPLCRERCFPRRR; this is encoded by the exons ATGGGTTCCCGGGAGGTGCGCGGCATGAATGCCGGCAATATCGCATGGCTGCAGCGTCCAGAAAATGCGG GCCAGACTATTCGCCGGGAACGGCTAAGATCTGATCAGCGTAGAAGGGCGGAGAGGATGCAGGCCAGGGCTGATCTTCAGCGGGAAAGACCATTGGGAGGAAGGGAGAGAGGCCGCCCCCTAGTGAGACCACCACCAGCTGAGGGCAACCATGAGCGAGAGTGGCCCCCCCAGATACCAGCCGACAGGCCCAGCAGGAGGGAGACCATTCAAAACCTGCCCAGACGTCCAGCAAGACCTGAGGAGATGTGTGCCATCTGTCTGGCAGAGTATGAAGAGGGAGAAGTGGTCACTGTCATTACATGCGAGCACCAGTTCCATCACCCGTGCATCGCCCGGTGGCTACTAACAAAATCCCACTGCCCCCTGTGCCGAGAACGCTGTTTCCCTCGTAGGagataa